From the genome of Acidobacteriota bacterium:
GGCGCTGTAGGCACGGACCGAGCCGGCGTGGGCTCTATCACCCTCATCGGTCGAAAAACCCAACACGATCAGGTCTTCGAAAATGACGCCCGGTACGCTCACAAAGAACGGAGCAGATCTACCGCTCGGCGTTAGATCGACCCTGCCGTTCTCGCCAAGTCCTCGACGGGTCGACCCGTGCTCGGATCTAGCGCGATGAGCTCGCGGCCAGCGGTATAGAACAGGCGGGATCGATCGTCGTCCTGCCACCACATGAGCCCCCGTTGAGCGGCTCCAGCCGCGTCCGGATCGTACCGCCACAACTCGTCACCGGTCGCTGCGTCAAGGGCAAACGCGACGAGTCTCGGTGACAAGCCATACAGCACGCCATCGATGATGAGCGGGCTGGTGTACATGACCGGCCTCGACCCGGGGACCAGCGCGCCGGAGTCGTAGATCCACGCCACCTCGAGCTCGCGAACATTGTCGCGATTGATCTGAACCAACTCGGAATAGTGTCTACGTCCCGGATCGCCCAGATAGGCGGACCAATTGGCGTTCTGCAGGTCGGGCGTGCAGGAGCACAGCAGGAGGGTGGTGAGAGCAAGGCAAGTCGGCCGTGGCGCCACTGGGAGATCCAACCCCCGGCGCTTCGAACGGCGAGCCAGGAAACCCATGCAGTCACCTCTACATCGTTCGCGGCGTCGGCCGCGTATGACGTGTTAAGGCAGAGCGAAAACGAACAGGTTGTTCCCGTAGCTGGGACGAAGCTCGGGCGTGAGGCCGACGAATGCGGACGCGCTCGCGGCGGTGCCGGTGCTGACCGCGACGTACTGACGGCCGTCGACCGCGAAGCTGATCGGAAAACCGGTGACCGGCGAGCCGAGGTTGATCTCCCACAGCACCTCGCCGGTCTCCTGGTCGAGGGCGCGGAAGCGCCCGTTCACGTCTCCGCCGAACACGAGCCCGCCGCCGGTGGTGACGAGCGACATGGTTGCCGCGCGCTGCTCCTGCACCCAGGCCGAGCGGCCCGTTTCCGCCGAGATCGCGTGGACCGTGCCCAACTGGTCGGTGCCGGGCGCCATCTGGAAGCGGGCGGCAAGCTGGTAGATGGCCAATCCCTCGTCCGGGGTCGCCAGGACGCGTGCGCACGAGTTGCGCAGCGGGTAGTACATCGTGTTCGTCAGCGGGCTGTAGGCGCCGGCTTCCCAGTCCTTGCCGCCCAGCCAGCCGGGGCACGACAGGATCTGCTGTCCGTAGCCGCTGAAGACCGCCTCGGAGTTCGGGGTGACCTCGCCGGTGGCGCCGTCGATGTCGCTGATGAGGTTCTGGGTGACCGTCGGCGTGGCCCAGAGGAACTCCCCCGTCTCGCGGTCGAGGGTGTACACCACGCCCGTCTTTCCGGGAATGCCGGTGACGACCTTGCGCACCTCGCCGGCGCGCACGCGCGGATTGATCCAGCTCACGGCGTCGGGGTCCGGGGCCACCGCGGTGTCGACGAGCAGCCGCTCGAAGGGATGGTCCATGTCCCAGTGGTCGTTCAGGTGCTGGTAGTACCAGCGAATCTCGCCGGTGTCGCCGTCGAGGGCGAGGGTCGAGTTGTGGTACAGGTGCTTCAGGTCCGAGCCGCCGAGCAGGAACTTCGGCGCGGGAGAGGTGACGGACGTGCCGACGTAGACCAGGTCGAGCTCCGGGTCGTAGCTGGGCACCATCCACGAGCCCACGTGGACGCGCTCCTCGTAGGGCACGCCGCCCCAGGTCTCGTCGCCCGGCTCGCCCGGCGCCGGGACGAGGCGGGTCCGCCACAGCTCGGCCCCGGTCGTGGCGTCATGCGCGACGATCACGCAGGCCGTCGGACCGCCCGCGGGCCGGCAACTGCGCCCCGAAATCACCTTGCCGTTGGCGACAATCGGACCCGACGAGTGCCGCGCCGCCGCCGTCGTGTAGTCGTAGATCTCGGTCTCCCAGGCCAGTTCCCCGGTCGCGGCGTCAACCGCGTAGACGTGGCCGTCGTTGCCGGTATCGATGATCACGTTCCCGTAGATCGCCACGTTCCGGTTGACGGTGGCGAGCCCCGCCGCCGCGGCCAGTTCCTCGGCGTTGTCCGGGATCTCCCGGCGGTACTCCCAAAGGAGATCGCCGGTCACCGCATCGATCGCCTGCAGGTGATCGTTCGGGTTCGGCATGTACAGCGTGCCGCCATAGGCCAGCGGCGTGCCTTCCTGGTAGCCGGACGACAGGGCGCGGGTCCACACCAGACGCAGTTCGTCGACGTTGTCCCGGTTGATCTGGTCGAGCGGGCTGTAGCCCCAGCCGTTCAGGGTGCGCCGCCACATGAGCCAGTCGCCGGGCGCCGGATCCTGGAGCATGGCGTCCGTGACGGGAGGCGCTGCGGGAGCCTGCGCCGCGGCCGGTCCGGCCACCGAAACGAGTCCGATCAGGGCCAGGACGACAAGGCGCGTCATCTCCTAGCGGCTCCGGAAGAGGTCGCTCCGCACGACCTCGTGAATCATGGTGCGGACCGGATAGCCGTCAGGGCGCAAGCGCGCCACGATGCCCTCCACCGCGTCACGATCCGCGAACTCGATCTCCGCGCCGGTCGCATAGACGAGCAGCTGCGAGCTCAGGTGACGGGCCACCTGCTCGAGGTCGTTCCGCAGCATCAGCCGCTTGTACTCGTGGATGTCGGCAAACGCGTCCCCCACCGGCGTGACGCCGCTCGGGTCCACCGCGGGGCCCTCGCTGTAGTACCCGGGCACCAGCGCGTTGCCGTACCGGGCCTCGCCTCCGGACGACCGGTAGTGCGTGCGGAAGCCGCCGATCGGGTCGAACGACTCCAGCGCGAAGCCGGGCGGATCGATCACGCGGTGGCAGCTCGCGCAGACCGGATTCGACCGGTGGGCGTCCAACTGTTCCCGGATGGTCGTCGTCCCGCGCGTGTCCGGCTCCAGACCCTCCACCCCGGCCGGGGGCGGCGCCGCCGGCTGCCCGAGCAGGTTCGCCAGCACGAAGTTGCCCCGCGGCACCGGCGACGTCGTCGTCCCGTTCGCCGTTACCTTCAGCACGCTCGCCTGCGTGAGCAGCCCACCGCGCGGACTGTCCGCCGGAAGCGCCACCTTGCGCATCTGCTGGCCCTCGACGCCGGCGATGCCGTAGTGCTCCGCGAGCCGGCGGTTTACGAACGTGAAGTCCGCGTCTATCAGCCCACCGACGCCATGGTTCCCGGCGAGCAGCTCACCGAGGAACAGCTCCGTCTCTCGCTGCATCGCCTGCCCCAGCCGGTCGTCGTACTCGGGATACAGTCCGCCGTCCGGAGCGGTCGCCTTCAGCTCGTAGAGCCGGAACGCCTGGCCCGCGAAGTCCCGCACGAACCGCGCGGTCCGATCGTCGTCGAGCATCCGGTCGACCTGCCGCGCCAGCACGTCGGCATCCGACAGCCGGCCCGCGCGCGCCGCGTCGAGGAGCTCCGCGTCCGGCATGCTGCGCCAGAGAAAGTAGGACAGCCTGGTCGCGAGTCCGAAGTCGTCCATCTCC
Proteins encoded in this window:
- a CDS encoding PQQ-binding-like beta-propeller repeat protein, whose protein sequence is MGFLARRSKRRGLDLPVAPRPTCLALTTLLLCSCTPDLQNANWSAYLGDPGRRHYSELVQINRDNVRELEVAWIYDSGALVPGSRPVMYTSPLIIDGVLYGLSPRLVAFALDAATGDELWRYDPDAAGAAQRGLMWWQDDDRSRLFYTAGRELIALDPSTGRPVEDLARTAGSI
- a CDS encoding PQQ-binding-like beta-propeller repeat protein; the encoded protein is MTRLVVLALIGLVSVAGPAAAQAPAAPPVTDAMLQDPAPGDWLMWRRTLNGWGYSPLDQINRDNVDELRLVWTRALSSGYQEGTPLAYGGTLYMPNPNDHLQAIDAVTGDLLWEYRREIPDNAEELAAAAGLATVNRNVAIYGNVIIDTGNDGHVYAVDAATGELAWETEIYDYTTAAARHSSGPIVANGKVISGRSCRPAGGPTACVIVAHDATTGAELWRTRLVPAPGEPGDETWGGVPYEERVHVGSWMVPSYDPELDLVYVGTSVTSPAPKFLLGGSDLKHLYHNSTLALDGDTGEIRWYYQHLNDHWDMDHPFERLLVDTAVAPDPDAVSWINPRVRAGEVRKVVTGIPGKTGVVYTLDRETGEFLWATPTVTQNLISDIDGATGEVTPNSEAVFSGYGQQILSCPGWLGGKDWEAGAYSPLTNTMYYPLRNSCARVLATPDEGLAIYQLAARFQMAPGTDQLGTVHAISAETGRSAWVQEQRAATMSLVTTGGGLVFGGDVNGRFRALDQETGEVLWEINLGSPVTGFPISFAVDGRQYVAVSTGTAASASAFVGLTPELRPSYGNNLFVFALP